The Helicobacter mustelae genome has a segment encoding these proteins:
- the gap gene encoding type I glyceraldehyde-3-phosphate dehydrogenase, with product MAEKIKIAINGFGRLGRSIARVICLQKDMELIAINDVGEWEILSYLLAHDSIHGPFPKSVNYEQNALSLDGKKIRITNHQDPKQIEFGDADIIIESSGKFLHTRDFVHHLEKGAKKVILSSPSNDDMPTFVLGANHQEYQGQSIISNASCTTNCLAPICDILERHFGIISANILTIHSYTNDQNLLDGVHRDKRRSRAAASNIIPTSTGAAKNLYKVLPSLKGKLHGHSVRVPVSDVSLLDLNLWLKQTPSIPELHALFLDYAKNSLQGILQLDFDFGVSSDFLHNPHSCIIANDLSFEVGGLLKIMAWYDNEWGYSNRIIELARYIHQR from the coding sequence ATGGCAGAAAAAATAAAAATCGCAATCAATGGTTTTGGCAGATTGGGGAGAAGCATTGCGCGGGTGATTTGTTTGCAAAAAGACATGGAACTCATCGCCATCAATGATGTGGGCGAATGGGAAATCCTTTCTTATCTTTTGGCCCATGATAGCATTCATGGCCCCTTCCCAAAGAGCGTGAATTATGAACAAAATGCACTTTCCCTCGATGGCAAAAAAATCCGCATCACCAATCACCAAGATCCCAAACAAATAGAATTTGGCGATGCAGATATCATCATCGAGTCTTCTGGCAAATTTCTGCATACTAGGGATTTTGTCCATCATCTAGAAAAAGGCGCAAAAAAAGTCATCCTCTCCTCACCCAGCAATGATGATATGCCCACCTTTGTACTAGGGGCAAATCACCAGGAATACCAGGGGCAAAGCATCATCTCCAATGCCTCCTGCACCACCAACTGTCTCGCACCAATTTGTGATATTTTAGAGCGGCATTTTGGCATCATCTCTGCAAACATCCTCACCATCCACAGCTACACCAATGACCAAAATCTCCTCGATGGCGTACACAGAGACAAGCGTCGTTCACGCGCTGCTGCTAGCAACATCATCCCCACCTCTACAGGTGCTGCAAAAAATCTCTACAAAGTCCTCCCCAGCCTCAAGGGAAAACTCCATGGCCATAGCGTGCGCGTCCCAGTAAGCGATGTCTCTTTGCTAGATCTCAATCTCTGGCTCAAGCAAACACCAAGCATCCCTGAGCTGCATGCACTTTTTTTGGATTATGCCAAAAACAGCCTGCAAGGGATCTTACAACTGGATTTTGATTTTGGCGTGAGCAGTGATTTCTTGCACAACCCCCATAGCTGCATCATCGCCAATGATCTAAGCTTTGAGGTGGGAGGACTGCTCAAGATCATGGCATGGTATGATAATGAGTGGGGATATTCCAACCGCATCATTGAGCTAGCACGCTACATTCATCAAAGATAA